The genomic region CTGAATCATTTAAAGAAAGTTCTgcaattgtgttttttaaattgtatatatcaATCTTAGAGTTTATCTAGAAATTGTGTACATAACACTATAATTGTAttatactgttttatattttatacaagtCATCTCCTGTGCATATATATAAGGCACTTGGAGATCAGCATGCCTTTGTCAAGCACTGATATGAGGGGGCGCATCATGTACTATCTTCACTCACTGAGTATTGCAATAAAATTGTGAAGTCCTTACAATTCATTTTGTTTCCTTTTGTTTATAAGTGTATTAAGTGTTGTCTATTTTGCTAAAGCACGTTTAATACAAGTTTGCAAACCTGTTGTTAATGAACACTAGTACGTCACACAGTACGTCATTCAAAACACTTAACCGGAAAAATACTTGCGTCGCagttataaatgtacatgttatagttgtatttattaaaaactttacATGTTATATTCATTGCTAGACATGCATGCATTTGACAGTTCATTCAAATGGCAACAAATCACTTTGCATAATCAGAATTTATATGCGTTATTCTCCTCTGGCGTGGGGGCAATTTTGTCCTTGAGGGACACATATAGAGAGTACACACACGCATACATGATCCTGTTAAAATAGCTAATCCAAGCATTGAGTTCACGTTTAAAATGTCGGCACGTCAACACGAAGATGAGGATACCGACGGCATGTCGAGAGTTGGAGACCATCTCCACGACGTACTTGACGGCCGACAGGTGAATGTAGCGTCGCCAGGGGACGCTTCCGAGCGCCTCATCCAGGGTCTTCACTTCCGGAAGGAGATGCGGGTCAAACGGCTTTAGGAAAAACATGTAGTGCACTAACGTCTCCGGCAATAACGTAATCACCCTAAAAAACGACAGGCGTAGTATGACAATAGTCGACTGACGTAACGTCTTTGTGACGTTGATGCTGGCGTGCGTAGTTAGTCTGTGTTTGGGAATAACACCGATGATGGAATGCTTGGCTTCGCGAATGATTAATACGTTTATAATGATCACAGAAATGGGGATAACAGTGTAAATGAAGATATCCACAACCCAGTTCCAAATGGGAAATTGCATGCCTTCGTCCGTCCGTATGTCCACACAGTAACCCCTGTTGTCTATTTTCGCTATGTATGCGTTAGGTAGAGACAGCACCGTAACTGAAACCACAATCCACACAATCTCCTTGGGTGCGCGCTGGTGCCTGGAGAACCAGCCGCTCCGGAAAGGATTGCGGAGGGATATTAGCTTCTCTATGGTCAACCCCAGTAAAAGCAGCTCACTGATATAAAGCGGTATCATGTACAGAATACTCCACACCAAACACAAATCAGGGTTGCTTAGATTCTCCACATTCCAAAACtgtttaagataataaaagaaatacagaAACTGGCACAGGAAGTCGCATATCGAGATGGTGACGAGATAATGAGCGGATGAACACACGTCGTACATATGTGAAGCGTTCCAAATTACAGCGGACGCGATGTTCCCGACGAATCCGACAGAAAACCACACGAGGTAAACGTAACGTCCGACCAGAAACACCGGCTGTATCGCCCTATGGAGAACGTAGTCCGTTGACAGGAACGTCACTGCCGTCATGTTGACGTCATCTGCATACGTGACGTTCTCCATCATaaattgtagatttttttttctggaaaaaaaatacGTTGAATGTCACCTGCGCATATATGTACGATgttaattatttgaatgtaGTGAATATTAAAACGTATAACATGAACGAAACGATTGAATATGtgcattatttttctaaaacaattatCCTTACCTCAGCGTTATTCCATTTCAgcagttttcatttttaactgaGCGTAGCTAACGAAATCATTGTTAGACTAACATATCAACAAAGCGTGTACCTGTGCCTAATACCGCACAGATTTTGAgttatgcattattatttacGTTGGCGCTCGGAGTTGGGTTGACTATACCTACATTTTCCTCGTCAGATATTAATTAGAGATACTGTCGGTATATCATCATCCTTTTCACAATGATTCGAGACGCGTACATTGTTCCTGGCACCGGTGCAGTAAGTGCGCGGAAATAACAGATTTTCTCCGAATTAAAGACGTATAAAACTGtactcatgtttgttttgatgtttcAGTAATATAATCATCTTATTAAGGAATTTATTGTCAGACAAACAGTTGCTGCATGACGTACGTAAGAAGTCTGgctcatatatattaatatagttatcTGTGGCGTGTATGCTTACATTTTTACTTACATTTCATCGCAATTATGTTTGTATAATACAAACAGTTTACAAGCAAACAGATAAAAAGTTATACTAGTTCATGCTTATCAATAtaaatcttttttattaataagcACAACGCCTCGTCGTAATTACTATCAGGAGCCGtagaacaacaacagcagcagccgcaacaacaacaacaacaaaagtaacaaagtcatatatatatgtttattatcgTCAAATGTTAATACAAATCTCAGCGTACAGGCGATATTTATCAAAAGCATCACGAAAcgatttgattata from Mya arenaria isolate MELC-2E11 chromosome 3, ASM2691426v1 harbors:
- the LOC128226941 gene encoding uncharacterized protein LOC128226941, encoding MMENVTYADDVNMTAVTFLSTDYVLHRAIQPVFLVGRYVYLVWFSVGFVGNIASAVIWNASHMYDVCSSAHYLVTISICDFLCQFLYFFYYLKQFWNVENLSNPDLCLVWSILYMIPLYISELLLLGLTIEKLISLRNPFRSGWFSRHQRAPKEIVWIVVSVTVLSLPNAYIAKIDNRGYCVDIRTDEGMQFPIWNWVVDIFIYTVIPISVIIINVLIIREAKHSIIGVIPKHRLTTHASINVTKTLRQSTIVILRLSFFRVITLLPETLVHYMFFLKPFDPHLLPEVKTLDEALGSVPWRRYIHLSAVKYVVEMVSNSRHAVGILIFVLTCRHFKRELNAWISYFNRIMYACVYSLYVSLKDKIAPTPEENNAYKF